Proteins from a genomic interval of Kitasatospora kifunensis:
- a CDS encoding Mu transposase C-terminal domain-containing protein, with protein sequence MAEPGGVLRVEDRVVFDGAEHEVVALSGNAVRLLSMSGQVSVVALPHLLMAADFAVVGSAGPAASRQPFVSDGLMDSVPQAAADRARMWERHLLEVETGLPVDAVPGAIPRPEYDPTRCSVAEREAAKASELTGLGVRASVRTVRRMRQRYRDQGLWGLVDTRYAPRTSGTGRVDPRVVSAAMAVINAQTGTSTGTKSRVLAQVTRRLDDEYGPGTVPLPSQRTAYRLLDRLAAGKHTFGSAVTRRQTANRPAGVFTPTFAARPGEQVQIDVTPLDVMAVMDDGVTARAELIAAIDIATRTICAAVLQPAGTKAIDASLLLARMMVPEPMRPGWEHVLRMSSSRIPHRRLVEIDRRLELAAAKPVIVPETVVIDHGKVFVSETFLRAARTLGVSVQPARPRTPTDKGVIERTFESINTLFCQHVSGYTGRDVTRRGADVNERAVWSVADLQELLEEWIVAGWQMRPHEGLRHPFTPDRALSPNEAYAALVAAAGYVPITLSGEDYIELLPTHWRAIGDAGVQIDYRTYNSQELAPYRHAASGIAAKGDRWEVHYDPYDLTRVWVRDHHRGGWITVPWTHHGLVRQPFADFTWRQARKIAAGRGVDDANETAVAVVLAALLRRAEEGPGQSRALSRARTATAMPNRLPAALPPAASSPPDPEPEPARVGAQELDDHADEPSSGAIVPFGLFDPFSEEGGRL encoded by the coding sequence ATGGCTGAGCCGGGCGGTGTTCTCCGCGTCGAGGACCGCGTGGTCTTCGACGGTGCTGAGCACGAGGTGGTGGCCCTGTCGGGCAACGCGGTGCGGCTGCTGTCAATGTCGGGGCAGGTCAGTGTGGTTGCGCTGCCGCACCTGCTGATGGCGGCCGACTTCGCGGTGGTGGGCTCGGCGGGGCCGGCCGCGTCCCGTCAGCCGTTCGTCTCCGACGGGCTCATGGACTCGGTTCCGCAGGCGGCCGCGGATCGGGCCCGGATGTGGGAGCGGCACCTGCTGGAGGTCGAGACCGGGCTCCCGGTGGATGCCGTTCCCGGCGCGATTCCCCGTCCCGAGTACGACCCAACCCGGTGCTCGGTCGCCGAGCGCGAGGCCGCGAAGGCATCTGAGCTGACTGGGCTGGGAGTGCGGGCGAGCGTTCGGACGGTTCGCCGGATGCGGCAGCGTTACCGGGACCAGGGCCTCTGGGGGCTGGTGGACACCCGCTACGCGCCCCGCACGAGCGGGACCGGACGAGTCGACCCGCGGGTGGTGTCAGCGGCGATGGCCGTGATCAATGCCCAGACCGGCACCTCTACCGGCACCAAATCCAGGGTCCTGGCCCAGGTCACACGCAGGCTTGATGACGAGTACGGTCCGGGAACGGTGCCGCTGCCCTCCCAGCGGACGGCCTACCGGCTGCTGGACCGGCTCGCCGCCGGGAAGCACACGTTCGGCTCGGCGGTGACACGTCGTCAGACGGCGAATCGGCCGGCGGGGGTGTTCACTCCGACTTTCGCTGCCAGGCCCGGTGAACAGGTCCAGATCGACGTGACACCGCTGGATGTGATGGCGGTGATGGATGACGGGGTGACCGCCCGGGCCGAGCTGATCGCCGCGATCGACATCGCGACTCGGACGATCTGTGCGGCCGTGCTGCAGCCGGCCGGGACCAAGGCCATCGACGCCTCGTTGCTGCTGGCCAGGATGATGGTGCCCGAGCCGATGCGGCCCGGCTGGGAGCACGTGCTGCGGATGTCGTCCTCCCGGATCCCCCACAGGCGGCTGGTGGAGATCGACCGACGGTTGGAGCTGGCCGCCGCCAAGCCTGTGATCGTGCCCGAGACCGTGGTGATCGACCATGGCAAGGTCTTCGTCTCGGAGACGTTCCTGCGGGCAGCACGCACGCTCGGTGTGTCCGTGCAGCCCGCCCGGCCCCGCACCCCGACAGACAAGGGTGTGATCGAGAGGACTTTCGAGTCCATCAATACTCTTTTCTGCCAGCACGTTTCCGGCTACACCGGGCGGGATGTCACCCGCCGGGGCGCCGACGTGAACGAGCGGGCGGTGTGGTCGGTGGCCGACCTCCAGGAGTTGCTGGAGGAGTGGATCGTGGCGGGCTGGCAGATGCGCCCACACGAGGGACTGCGGCACCCGTTCACCCCTGACCGGGCACTGTCGCCCAACGAAGCGTATGCGGCGCTGGTGGCAGCGGCCGGCTACGTGCCGATCACCCTCAGCGGTGAGGACTACATCGAGTTGCTGCCCACCCACTGGCGGGCGATCGGTGACGCCGGTGTCCAGATCGACTACCGCACCTACAACAGTCAAGAGCTCGCGCCCTACCGGCATGCCGCGTCCGGCATCGCCGCCAAGGGTGACCGCTGGGAGGTCCACTACGACCCCTACGACCTGACCCGGGTCTGGGTCAGGGACCACCATCGGGGCGGCTGGATCACGGTCCCGTGGACCCACCACGGCCTGGTCCGCCAGCCGTTCGCGGACTTCACCTGGCGTCAGGCCCGCAAGATCGCCGCCGGACGCGGAGTCGATGACGCCAACGAGACAGCGGTGGCGGTAGTCCTGGCCGCCTTGCTGCGGCGAGCCGAGGAAGGCCCGGGGCAGTCGCGGGCCCTGTCCAGGGCCCGCACCGCGACAGCGATGCCGAACCGGCTGCCTGCCGCCCTGCCGCCCGCTGCGAGTTCACCGCCGGATCCGGAACCGGAGCCTGCTCGGGTCGGAGCGCAGGAACTGGACGACCACGCTGACGAGCCGTCGTCCGGCGCCATCGTGCCGTTCGGCCTGTTCGACCCCTTCAGTGAGGAGGGGGGCCGACTGTGA
- a CDS encoding ATP-binding protein: MSYPSIDLARHPLTTKEGWRAFVAKASPEPPRLLALKDWERLDDVEREIYDDGRRDFHSELLLVATPDVRRITTVGAKLIVGNRGKQLGRRGLIVSGPSGTGKSTSITLLGKKHQIDLERRSPGVTDRIPVVYIIVPPAATPKMLAIEMANFLGLPVTSRDSQHSITQAVSTVLRQVRCSLVLVDEIHRLDLRTRAGAQASDQLKYFFDSISATFVYAGLELQEHGMFSGMRGRQIAGRFVTLTTSAFSHVTAAQKDDWAKLVATMEQSLRLHRHRSGTLIELAPYLYQRTGGMIGSLDQLVHDAANEAIDTGAEKITKKLLDSVILDTAAQEQYDLQAVPRQRAPRGPR; the protein is encoded by the coding sequence GTGAGCTACCCGAGTATCGACCTGGCCCGGCACCCGTTGACGACCAAGGAGGGCTGGCGGGCGTTCGTGGCGAAGGCCAGCCCGGAGCCGCCACGTCTGCTCGCGCTCAAGGACTGGGAGCGACTGGACGACGTGGAGCGGGAGATCTACGACGACGGCCGACGTGACTTCCACAGCGAACTGCTGCTGGTCGCGACCCCGGACGTTCGCCGAATCACCACGGTCGGCGCGAAGCTCATCGTCGGGAACCGGGGCAAACAGCTCGGCCGCCGCGGGTTGATCGTCTCCGGCCCGAGCGGCACCGGCAAGAGCACGTCCATCACCCTGCTCGGCAAGAAGCACCAGATCGACCTGGAACGGCGCTCCCCCGGCGTCACCGATCGCATCCCGGTCGTCTACATCATCGTCCCGCCCGCGGCAACGCCGAAGATGCTAGCCATCGAGATGGCCAACTTCCTTGGTCTGCCGGTCACCAGTCGCGACAGCCAGCACTCCATCACCCAGGCCGTGTCCACCGTGCTCCGCCAGGTCCGTTGCAGTCTGGTCCTGGTCGACGAGATCCACCGGCTCGACCTGCGGACACGCGCCGGCGCTCAGGCGTCCGACCAGCTGAAGTACTTCTTCGACAGCATCAGCGCCACGTTCGTCTATGCGGGCCTGGAACTCCAGGAGCACGGCATGTTCTCCGGCATGCGGGGCCGCCAGATCGCCGGACGGTTCGTCACCCTCACCACCTCGGCATTCAGCCACGTCACCGCGGCCCAGAAAGACGACTGGGCCAAGCTGGTGGCCACCATGGAGCAGTCCCTGCGGCTGCACCGCCACCGCAGCGGCACACTGATCGAGCTCGCGCCCTACCTCTACCAACGCACCGGCGGCATGATCGGCAGTCTCGATCAGCTCGTCCACGACGCGGCGAACGAGGCGATCGACACTGGCGCCGAGAAGATCACCAAGAAGCTCCTGGACTCGGTGATCCTCGACACCGCCGCGCAGGAGCAGTACGACCTCCAAGCCGTCCCGCGCCAGCGGGCGCCGAGGGGGCCGCGATGA
- a CDS encoding fasciclin domain-containing protein, whose protein sequence is MPRPTTRPALLAGLALALVPLTGCAGADAGPAGAGGPPPPEKPFGQSCAALPADGPGSLDSMSGIPVLAAIEQSKDLTTLAKLVKTAKAKDVFDSMDNVTVFAPDDAAFAKLPDDQRKALDTQQGASDLLRRLIVVRDLKKNDMTDKAYTSLQGAVLKASGTGDDYRIGGARVLCGSIRTANARLATLDQVPAFGG, encoded by the coding sequence ATGCCTCGCCCCACCACCCGCCCCGCTCTCCTGGCGGGCCTCGCCCTCGCCCTGGTCCCCCTCACGGGCTGCGCCGGCGCCGACGCAGGCCCCGCCGGCGCCGGCGGTCCCCCGCCGCCGGAGAAACCCTTCGGACAGAGCTGCGCCGCGCTGCCCGCCGACGGTCCGGGCAGCCTGGACTCGATGAGCGGCATCCCGGTGCTGGCCGCGATCGAGCAGTCCAAGGACCTGACCACGCTGGCCAAGCTGGTCAAGACCGCCAAGGCCAAGGACGTCTTCGACTCGATGGACAACGTCACCGTCTTCGCCCCGGACGACGCCGCCTTCGCCAAGCTCCCGGACGACCAGCGCAAGGCACTGGACACCCAGCAGGGCGCCAGCGACCTGCTGCGCAGGCTCATCGTGGTGCGGGACCTGAAGAAGAACGACATGACCGACAAGGCGTACACCTCACTCCAGGGCGCGGTACTGAAGGCATCGGGCACCGGCGACGACTACCGGATCGGCGGCGCCCGGGTGCTGTGCGGCAGCATCCGCACGGCCAACGCCAGGCTCGCCACGCTGGACCAGGTGCCGGCCTTCGGCGGGTGA
- a CDS encoding TniQ family protein codes for MRMQRWQQEARQLPVTVKPFFGETVLSLTRRLSEANGLPETAVLRAAGEWGPGGTGLHIFDRDAKPNQLALERLATMSGIPVTRLNIVLPGIHEARDLRLPTDYPALRWFRPWPPSQPACRQCALRYQAPGLLARQFDSTMMCHRHQRWIRWQQVDVSSDPAVSDAHRRYLRLMSSKRADRQWLHGQFKVASEIVQTWVIGKRWHPDLAERWQDRIRRLRLAWHDHPVICFPETVTLAETITDLDIRRELALVPDWKLPAFFATVAQKTGANKAELSYNQRYFRQWVDKHRHRFSADRHECLVRRLAKSNTPPPESGHFK; via the coding sequence ATGAGGATGCAGCGATGGCAGCAGGAGGCCCGCCAACTCCCTGTCACAGTGAAGCCGTTCTTCGGCGAGACGGTCCTGTCCCTCACCCGCCGTCTCAGCGAGGCCAACGGCCTGCCCGAGACCGCCGTCCTCCGCGCCGCCGGCGAATGGGGGCCGGGCGGGACCGGGCTCCACATCTTCGACCGGGACGCCAAGCCCAACCAGCTGGCCCTTGAACGGCTGGCGACGATGTCCGGCATCCCCGTCACCAGGCTGAACATTGTCCTGCCGGGCATCCATGAGGCCCGCGATCTGCGGTTGCCGACGGACTACCCGGCCCTGCGGTGGTTCCGGCCCTGGCCTCCCAGCCAGCCAGCCTGCCGTCAATGCGCTCTGCGCTATCAGGCCCCGGGCCTTCTGGCCAGGCAGTTCGACTCAACGATGATGTGTCACCGGCACCAGCGGTGGATCCGCTGGCAGCAGGTCGACGTCTCCAGCGACCCGGCGGTCAGCGACGCCCACCGCCGCTACCTCCGCCTCATGAGCTCGAAGCGAGCCGACCGGCAGTGGCTCCACGGCCAGTTCAAGGTTGCCAGCGAGATCGTCCAGACCTGGGTGATTGGCAAGCGGTGGCATCCCGACCTCGCAGAACGTTGGCAGGACCGGATCCGCCGCTTGCGCTTGGCCTGGCACGACCACCCGGTCATCTGCTTCCCCGAGACCGTCACCCTCGCCGAGACCATCACGGACCTGGACATCCGCCGCGAACTCGCCCTGGTCCCCGACTGGAAGCTCCCGGCCTTCTTCGCCACCGTCGCTCAGAAGACCGGAGCTAACAAGGCGGAGCTCAGCTACAACCAGCGCTACTTCCGACAGTGGGTCGACAAGCACCGCCACCGCTTCAGCGCCGACCGACACGAGTGCCTGGTCCGGCGCCTGGCGAAGAGCAACACACCACCTCCCGAAAGTGGCCATTTCAAATGA
- a CDS encoding aminopeptidase P family protein, with product MTQPLPSANTGSHDLPVSPALAAFMSTSWAATPLPATDRVPGYQVMPARRARLSALFPGERLVVPAGQLKVRSNDCDYRFRPHSAFSWLTGLTGEEQAGTVLVLEPDGDAGHEPVLYLRPRSPRDGVSEEFYRDRRYGEFWVGRRPDLAETTQLTGLRAEHLDGLEKLLTGRQIGLRVLGSVDPVVDELIGTGGDTRLAVALSELRLLKDAWEVEQLQLAVDHTTTGFEDVVRALPAALRHPRGERWIEGVFNLRARAEGGGTGYETIAASGAHAGVLHWIRNDGALDPTQLLLLDAGVETDTRYTADITRTLPLSGTFSPVQRQVYELVLAAQDAGIAALRPGASFRDFHRAAMRVIAEGLSDWGVLRIPAEQALREESGLYRRYTLCGSGHMLGLDVHDCAKARAQTYLDGVLAAGQVLTVEPGLYLQPDDETLPLELRGIGVRIEDDLVITEDGARLMSGALPRTVSGIEEWMGALLG from the coding sequence ATGACCCAGCCGCTTCCGTCCGCCAACACCGGGAGCCACGACCTCCCCGTCTCCCCCGCCCTCGCCGCCTTCATGAGCACCAGCTGGGCCGCCACCCCGCTGCCCGCCACCGACCGGGTTCCCGGCTACCAGGTCATGCCCGCCCGCCGGGCCAGACTCTCCGCGCTCTTCCCCGGCGAGCGGCTGGTGGTGCCGGCCGGACAGCTCAAGGTGCGCAGCAACGACTGCGACTACCGGTTCCGACCGCACAGCGCCTTCAGCTGGCTCACCGGCCTGACCGGTGAGGAGCAGGCCGGTACCGTCCTGGTGCTGGAGCCGGACGGCGACGCCGGTCACGAGCCGGTGCTCTACCTGCGGCCGCGCTCGCCGCGCGACGGCGTCAGCGAGGAGTTCTACCGCGACCGGCGCTACGGCGAGTTCTGGGTCGGCCGCCGCCCCGACCTGGCCGAGACCACTCAGCTGACGGGTCTGCGAGCCGAGCATCTGGACGGCCTGGAGAAGCTGCTGACCGGACGTCAGATCGGATTGCGGGTGCTGGGATCGGTGGACCCGGTGGTCGACGAGCTGATCGGCACCGGCGGGGACACCCGACTCGCCGTCGCCCTCAGCGAGTTGCGGCTGCTGAAGGACGCCTGGGAGGTCGAGCAACTGCAACTGGCCGTGGACCACACCACCACCGGCTTCGAGGACGTCGTGCGCGCACTGCCCGCCGCGCTGCGCCACCCGCGCGGCGAGCGCTGGATCGAGGGCGTGTTCAACCTGCGGGCCCGCGCCGAGGGCGGCGGCACCGGCTACGAGACCATCGCGGCCTCGGGCGCCCACGCCGGCGTACTGCACTGGATCCGCAACGACGGCGCTCTCGACCCGACCCAACTGCTGCTGCTCGACGCGGGGGTGGAGACCGACACCCGCTACACCGCCGACATCACCCGCACCCTGCCGCTGAGCGGCACCTTCTCCCCCGTCCAACGCCAGGTCTACGAACTGGTGCTGGCCGCCCAGGACGCGGGCATCGCCGCCCTGCGCCCCGGCGCCAGCTTCCGCGACTTCCACCGCGCGGCGATGCGGGTGATCGCCGAAGGGCTGTCCGACTGGGGCGTGCTGCGGATCCCGGCGGAGCAGGCCCTGCGCGAGGAGAGCGGTCTGTACCGGCGCTACACACTGTGCGGCAGCGGACACATGCTGGGTCTGGACGTGCATGACTGCGCGAAGGCTCGCGCGCAGACGTACCTGGACGGGGTGCTGGCGGCAGGCCAGGTGCTGACCGTCGAGCCGGGACTCTACCTGCAGCCGGACGACGAGACGCTGCCACTGGAACTGCGCGGGATCGGGGTGCGGATCGAGGACGACCTGGTGATCACCGAGGACGGCGCACGGCTGATGTCCGGTGCACTGCCGCGCACGGTGTCCGGGATCGAGGAGTGGATGGGAGCGCTGCTCGGGTGA
- a CDS encoding ABC transporter permease, giving the protein MTVELAPAAVEVTDRQKAASPWRLAWGRLRRRPAAMVGLGIIAFFVLAALLAPVLTAISGYGPADTDKYAIDPYLGGLPRGAFGGMSPQHWLGVEPMLGRDIFARLLYGARISLLVSFSAALLITVVGVALGVTAGYFGGRIDAVISRFMDVMMSFPSLIFMIALLSVVKNANRVLLLVVVMSLFTWPYIARVIRGQTISLKRREYVEAARASGTPSLRILLTEILPNLTSTVIVYVTLAIPGLIGSEAGLTYLGVGVRPPTPSWGQMITDAQLYYKVDPMFFVLPCACLFLVVLAFTLLGDALRDALDPKGGHG; this is encoded by the coding sequence ATGACGGTCGAACTGGCGCCTGCCGCAGTAGAGGTGACTGACCGGCAGAAAGCAGCCTCCCCTTGGCGGTTGGCCTGGGGCCGACTGCGCCGCAGACCGGCCGCGATGGTCGGACTGGGCATCATCGCCTTCTTCGTGCTGGCCGCGCTGCTCGCCCCGGTGCTCACCGCGATCAGCGGCTACGGCCCCGCCGACACCGACAAGTACGCCATCGACCCCTACCTCGGCGGGCTGCCTCGCGGAGCCTTCGGCGGGATGAGTCCGCAGCACTGGCTCGGCGTCGAGCCGATGCTGGGGCGCGACATCTTCGCCCGGCTGCTCTACGGCGCCCGGATCAGTCTGCTGGTCTCCTTCAGCGCCGCGCTGTTGATCACCGTGGTCGGGGTGGCGCTCGGGGTCACCGCCGGCTACTTCGGCGGCCGCATCGACGCGGTGATCAGCCGGTTCATGGACGTCATGATGTCCTTCCCGAGCCTGATCTTCATGATCGCGCTGCTCTCGGTGGTGAAGAACGCCAACCGGGTGCTGCTGCTGGTCGTCGTGATGAGCCTCTTCACCTGGCCCTACATCGCCCGGGTGATCCGGGGCCAGACCATCTCGCTCAAGCGCCGCGAGTACGTCGAGGCGGCTCGGGCCAGCGGCACGCCGAGCCTGCGGATCCTGCTCACCGAGATCCTGCCGAACCTGACCAGCACCGTCATCGTCTACGTCACGCTGGCCATCCCCGGACTGATCGGCTCCGAGGCCGGCCTGACCTACCTCGGGGTCGGGGTCCGCCCGCCCACTCCGTCCTGGGGGCAGATGATCACCGACGCCCAGCTGTACTACAAGGTCGACCCGATGTTCTTCGTCCTGCCCTGCGCCTGCCTGTTCCTGGTGGTGCTGGCCTTCACCCTGCTCGGCGACGCGCTGCGCGACGCCCTCGACCCGAAGGGCGGCCACGGATGA
- a CDS encoding TnsA-like heteromeric transposase endonuclease subunit, translating to MKSPTVTGVSAGFRIVYVDAVGTERQLPLEAAAEVPFELGRPVRSLPSYRGQRNYPGWYWSATVGRHVGYESWVERDHLVALDFDPAVAGVASQPFWLLWDQGGRQPRRHAPDFFVRLADGGVLVLDSRPLERIAERDREAFAATEAACAEVGWRYAVWGEMDGVVVANHRWLSGYRHPRCFDPSVAGRLREVFALPGSLMRGAEMAGDPIRVLPVLFHLMWRHLLVADLSLVLGDRTVVRSANGVWHG from the coding sequence GTGAAGTCACCAACAGTGACCGGCGTGAGTGCCGGGTTCAGAATCGTCTATGTCGATGCGGTGGGGACCGAGCGTCAGCTCCCCTTGGAAGCCGCAGCTGAGGTGCCGTTCGAGCTGGGCCGGCCGGTGCGGTCGTTGCCTTCGTACCGGGGCCAGCGGAACTATCCGGGTTGGTACTGGTCCGCGACGGTGGGTCGCCACGTCGGGTACGAGTCGTGGGTGGAGCGGGACCACTTGGTGGCGCTCGACTTCGATCCGGCCGTGGCGGGGGTCGCCTCCCAGCCGTTCTGGCTGCTCTGGGACCAGGGTGGCCGCCAACCGCGCCGGCATGCGCCGGACTTCTTCGTACGGCTCGCGGATGGCGGGGTCCTGGTGCTGGACTCGCGGCCGCTGGAGCGGATCGCCGAGCGGGACCGGGAGGCGTTCGCCGCGACCGAGGCGGCGTGCGCGGAGGTGGGCTGGCGTTACGCGGTGTGGGGCGAGATGGACGGCGTGGTGGTGGCCAACCACCGTTGGCTGTCCGGGTACCGGCATCCGCGCTGCTTCGATCCATCCGTGGCGGGTCGTCTGCGCGAGGTGTTCGCGCTGCCGGGCTCGCTGATGCGGGGCGCCGAGATGGCCGGCGATCCGATCCGGGTCCTGCCCGTCCTGTTCCACCTGATGTGGCGCCATCTCCTGGTAGCGGACCTGTCGCTGGTCCTCGGTGACCGCACGGTGGTCCGGTCGGCGAACGGGGTGTGGCATGGCTGA
- a CDS encoding ABC transporter substrate-binding protein — MTRRIHAGLAAAIAATLTLGLAACSSHESSGDGGTDGGSGITTAGDGIIGGTPVKGGTLHVLSNQDFSQLDPTRNWVEPEMDFGIRTLYRTLTTFKAAPGAQGLQIVPDLATDLGTPSDGAKTWTFHLKDGLKYEDGSPIVADDIKYNVERSFSPDLPGGPNYAKQYLNAPAGYAGPLHGQRLGPEAIEVPDAKTIIFHLKRPVAEFGYTVTLPTFAPVPIAKEAGANYSNHPFSSGPYKIQTYDRGKQLVLVRNPYWDPATDPVRKAYPDKIVVDQTLGSAGIADRLIASQGDDQDAIAYTDLAPAKVPDVITNPDVKSRLVSENENCTTMLTMDNSKPPFDNKNLRLAVEYAIDKQAFQSSVGGPALADIATTYLPPELTGGKAVDHFGIPVGGDLDKAKQYLAQAGMSGGLSTEITVSTGQRQQAEAIQASLKKININVTINTLDASVVNSVVGDKKTQTGLAITGWCPDYPSGATFLPMLFDSRVIVDTGNQGNMSRFKDPSVDTEMDRIAGLSDVNAANAAWLALDGKIMDSAPTVPLTWQKKPLLVGTNIAGASASPIWSGQIDYATVGLKSVK; from the coding sequence ATGACCAGGCGTATCCATGCCGGCCTCGCGGCAGCGATCGCGGCGACCCTGACCCTCGGCCTCGCGGCGTGTTCCAGTCACGAGAGCAGCGGCGATGGCGGTACCGACGGTGGAAGCGGCATCACCACCGCGGGCGACGGCATCATCGGCGGCACGCCGGTCAAGGGCGGCACCCTGCACGTCCTGTCCAACCAGGACTTCTCGCAGCTCGATCCGACCCGCAACTGGGTCGAGCCGGAGATGGACTTCGGCATCCGCACGCTCTACCGCACGCTGACCACGTTCAAGGCCGCGCCCGGCGCCCAGGGCCTGCAGATCGTCCCGGACCTGGCCACCGACCTCGGCACCCCGAGCGACGGCGCGAAGACCTGGACCTTCCACCTCAAGGACGGCCTGAAGTACGAGGACGGCTCGCCGATCGTCGCCGACGACATCAAGTACAACGTCGAGCGCTCCTTCTCCCCCGATCTGCCCGGCGGTCCGAACTACGCCAAGCAGTACCTGAACGCCCCGGCCGGATACGCCGGTCCGCTGCACGGCCAGCGGCTGGGCCCGGAGGCGATCGAGGTCCCGGACGCCAAGACGATCATCTTCCATCTCAAGCGCCCGGTCGCCGAGTTCGGCTACACGGTGACGCTGCCGACCTTCGCGCCGGTGCCGATCGCCAAGGAGGCCGGTGCCAACTACAGCAACCACCCGTTCTCCTCGGGCCCGTACAAGATCCAGACGTACGACCGCGGCAAGCAGCTGGTGCTGGTCCGCAACCCGTACTGGGACCCGGCCACCGACCCGGTCCGCAAGGCCTATCCGGACAAGATCGTGGTGGACCAGACGCTCGGCTCGGCCGGCATCGCCGACCGCCTGATCGCCTCGCAGGGCGACGACCAGGACGCGATCGCCTACACCGACCTCGCGCCCGCCAAGGTTCCCGACGTGATCACCAATCCGGACGTCAAGTCCCGCCTGGTCAGCGAGAACGAGAACTGCACGACGATGCTGACCATGGACAACAGCAAGCCGCCGTTCGACAACAAGAACCTGCGGCTGGCGGTCGAGTACGCGATAGACAAGCAGGCCTTCCAGTCCTCGGTCGGTGGCCCGGCGCTGGCCGACATCGCGACCACCTACCTGCCACCGGAGTTGACCGGCGGCAAGGCGGTCGATCACTTCGGCATCCCGGTCGGCGGCGACCTCGACAAGGCCAAGCAGTATCTGGCGCAGGCCGGGATGAGCGGCGGGCTCTCCACCGAGATCACCGTCTCCACCGGTCAGCGCCAGCAGGCGGAGGCGATCCAGGCCTCGCTCAAGAAGATCAACATCAATGTCACGATCAACACGCTGGACGCCAGCGTGGTCAACTCGGTGGTCGGCGACAAGAAGACGCAGACCGGCCTGGCGATCACCGGCTGGTGTCCGGACTACCCGTCGGGTGCCACCTTCCTGCCGATGCTCTTCGACAGCCGGGTGATCGTGGACACCGGCAACCAGGGCAACATGTCCCGGTTCAAGGACCCCTCGGTGGACACCGAGATGGACCGGATCGCCGGACTGAGTGACGTGAACGCCGCCAACGCCGCCTGGCTGGCGCTGGACGGCAAGATCATGGACTCGGCGCCCACCGTCCCGCTCACCTGGCAGAAGAAGCCGCTGCTGGTCGGCACCAACATCGCCGGGGCGTCCGCGAGTCCGATCTGGTCGGGGCAGATCGACTACGCCACCGTCGGCCTCAAGTCCGTCAAATGA